One Methanococcus aeolicus Nankai-3 DNA segment encodes these proteins:
- a CDS encoding DUF5612 domain-containing protein, with translation MDSKELGLTVRADNKIGVLHNLTGIISKLGGNILYTQQFVKNSDIGLIYMEIENIDNEKLLIDTLNSMECIKSVELHDTLKKIFGKRIIIIGGGAQVSQVAMGAISEADRHNIRGERISIDTMPVVGEDNLADAVLSVENLPRVELLVLAGSIMGGKITEAVKTLKEKTDIQIISLNMVGSVPKVADLVITDPVQAGVIAVMAVADTAKFDINKVKGRTI, from the coding sequence ATGGACAGTAAAGAATTAGGGCTAACTGTAAGAGCAGATAATAAAATAGGAGTATTACATAATTTAACAGGAATCATATCAAAATTAGGGGGGAATATATTATATACTCAACAGTTTGTAAAAAATAGTGATATTGGATTAATATATATGGAAATTGAAAATATTGACAATGAAAAATTACTAATTGACACATTAAATTCTATGGAATGTATAAAATCAGTGGAGCTCCACGATACACTTAAAAAAATATTTGGTAAAAGAATTATTATAATTGGGGGGGGAGCTCAGGTATCGCAGGTAGCAATGGGGGCAATAAGTGAGGCGGATAGGCACAATATAAGAGGGGAAAGAATAAGTATAGATACAATGCCTGTTGTAGGAGAAGATAATTTGGCTGATGCAGTGCTATCTGTGGAAAATCTCCCGCGAGTCGAATTGTTGGTTTTGGCTGGTTCGATTATGGGTGGAAAAATAACCGAGGCTGTTAAAACATTAAAAGAAAAAACAGATATACAAATTATATCTTTAAATATGGTTGGAAGTGTGCCAAAAGTGGCAGATTTAGTAATTACCGACCCAGTTCAAGCGGGAGTGATTGCAGTAATGGCTGTTGCAGATACGGCTAAATTTGACATAAATAAAGTAAAAGGAAGAACTATTTAA
- a CDS encoding zinc metalloprotease HtpX, producing the protein MFSTLKVGILMAVLTGILYSAFTLFNVSPIFAIIFALIPNLIAYFYSDKMVLASYGAKIVDEREAPALHRIVETVANRAGVPKPKIAIVHSATPNAFATGRNPKNGVVAVTTGIMDILTPQELEGVIAHEMSHIKHRDILISSIVAVLAGSIMYLANVMQWGMIFGFGGDDEDNPLGFIGSLLFIIFAPIGATIVQFAISRQREFYADEGGAKYSNPIYLANALQKLERGVSRYPMEHGNPATEHMFIVNPFRGNSIMKLFSTHPPTQERVEKLMEMARNPKYN; encoded by the coding sequence ATGTTTTCAACTTTAAAAGTAGGAATATTAATGGCTGTTTTAACAGGCATATTATATAGTGCATTTACATTATTTAATGTATCGCCAATATTTGCTATAATATTTGCATTAATACCAAATTTGATAGCATATTTTTATAGCGATAAAATGGTATTGGCAAGTTATGGGGCAAAAATTGTCGATGAAAGAGAAGCCCCTGCACTTCATAGGATTGTTGAAACTGTGGCAAATAGGGCGGGCGTTCCTAAACCAAAAATTGCAATAGTGCATAGTGCTACCCCAAATGCTTTTGCAACAGGTAGAAATCCAAAAAACGGAGTTGTTGCAGTAACTACGGGTATTATGGACATACTAACTCCGCAGGAATTAGAGGGGGTTATAGCCCATGAAATGAGTCATATAAAACATAGGGATATATTAATAAGTTCAATTGTTGCGGTATTAGCTGGTTCTATTATGTATTTGGCAAATGTAATGCAATGGGGAATGATTTTTGGATTTGGAGGTGATGATGAAGACAATCCATTAGGATTTATCGGTTCATTATTATTTATAATATTTGCACCAATTGGGGCTACAATAGTTCAATTTGCAATATCAAGGCAAAGGGAATTTTATGCAGATGAAGGGGGAGCCAAATATTCAAATCCTATATATTTAGCAAATGCACTTCAAAAATTGGAACGAGGAGTTAGCAGATATCCTATGGAACATGGAAATCCTGCAACAGAACATATGTTTATAGTAAATCCATTTAGGGGCAATAGTATAATGAAATTATTTTCAACACATCCGCCAACACAGGAAAGAGTGGAAAAATTGATGGAAATGGCAAGAAATCCGAAATATAATTAA
- a CDS encoding type II glyceraldehyde-3-phosphate dehydrogenase — MAKVLINGYGSIGKRVADAVSMQKDMEVIGVTKTRPNFEADMAVQKGYDLYSAVEGRESLFEEKGIDIQGNIFDIIEEADIVVDCAPGGIGKDNIENIYKKYNKKAIVQGGEKAPFVEDSFNSLWSYDRCYGKNIIRAVSCNTTGLCRTLYAINSTTDILKARVVLIRRGADPNDAKRGPINAIVPNPPTVPSHHGPDVGTVIPEFKDKIITSAIIVPTTLMHMHSLMVETTGTTKDDVIDAIEKTPRIFTVSAENGLDSTATIIEYARDIGRPRYDLWEIPVWEESVNVVDNEIFLMQAVHQESDVIPENIDCIRSMLKMEEDNIKSIEMTNKAMGILK; from the coding sequence ATGGCAAAAGTCTTAATAAATGGATATGGTTCAATCGGAAAAAGAGTAGCTGATGCTGTATCAATGCAAAAAGATATGGAAGTAATAGGAGTTACAAAAACAAGACCGAACTTTGAAGCCGATATGGCAGTTCAAAAAGGATATGATTTATACAGTGCAGTTGAAGGTAGAGAATCATTATTTGAGGAAAAAGGAATAGATATTCAAGGAAATATATTTGATATTATTGAGGAGGCAGATATTGTTGTAGATTGTGCCCCGGGAGGAATTGGTAAAGATAATATCGAAAATATTTACAAAAAATACAACAAAAAGGCAATAGTCCAAGGAGGGGAAAAAGCACCATTTGTAGAGGATAGCTTTAACTCGTTATGGAGCTATGATAGATGCTATGGTAAAAATATTATTAGGGCAGTATCTTGTAATACCACAGGATTATGTAGGACGCTATATGCCATAAACTCCACAACAGACATATTAAAGGCAAGAGTTGTATTAATTAGAAGAGGAGCTGACCCGAACGATGCAAAAAGAGGACCTATTAATGCAATAGTGCCAAATCCTCCAACAGTTCCATCTCACCACGGACCAGATGTAGGAACAGTAATTCCAGAATTCAAGGATAAAATAATTACTTCGGCAATAATTGTTCCTACTACGCTAATGCATATGCACTCTTTAATGGTTGAAACCACTGGAACAACCAAAGACGATGTTATTGATGCCATCGAAAAAACTCCAAGAATATTTACAGTTAGTGCGGAAAATGGATTGGATTCAACTGCCACAATTATAGAATATGCAAGAGATATTGGAAGACCTAGATATGATTTATGGGAAATTCCAGTATGGGAAGAAAGTGTAAATGTTGTAGATAATGAAATATTTTTAATGCAGGCAGTTCATCAAGAAAGCGATGTAATCCCCGAAAATATCGACTGTATAAGGTCAATGTTAAAAATGGAAGAAGATAATATTAAATCCATTGAAATGACAAATAAAGCTATGGGAATATTGAAATAA
- a CDS encoding DUF123 domain-containing protein: MKTTYLDILKEKLNKDSVVEEISKNSKNRKNKEILAFKVLISTVLSARTKDETTDEVSKRLYKKVKNIDDLINIDIEELQELIYPVGFYKTKAKHLKELALMVKNNYNGKIPNDINELVKLPGVGRKTANLVITLAFDDYGICVDTHVHRISNRWNFVNTPSPEKTEMELRKKLPKKYWKTINNSLVVYGREVCAPIPKCSKCIQEIKETCPYYDKLIYFNSLLNKYNFRKISKSNIPNEKGTYILKIKLNGSKVIEYGKTKKEKFQRGYYFYVGSAMGSSSNLKNRIGRHLKNENEKKLHWHIDYLLKYGNVKEIFITNNAVECEVSKDLKEKFEFIKGFGCSDCGCDSHLYYLKP; this comes from the coding sequence ATGAAAACAACATATTTGGATATTTTAAAAGAAAAATTAAATAAAGATTCGGTGGTTGAGGAAATCTCAAAGAATAGTAAAAATAGAAAAAATAAAGAAATTTTAGCTTTTAAGGTGCTTATATCCACAGTATTAAGTGCAAGAACTAAGGACGAAACCACAGATGAAGTTTCAAAAAGGCTATATAAAAAAGTTAAAAATATAGACGATTTAATAAATATTGATATTGAGGAGCTCCAAGAATTAATTTATCCAGTTGGATTTTATAAAACCAAAGCAAAACATTTAAAAGAGTTAGCTTTGATGGTAAAAAACAATTACAACGGCAAAATACCAAATGATATTAATGAGCTGGTAAAACTTCCAGGAGTGGGGCGAAAAACTGCAAATTTAGTTATTACGCTGGCTTTTGACGACTATGGTATTTGTGTGGATACTCATGTCCATAGAATAAGCAACAGGTGGAATTTTGTAAATACTCCCTCTCCTGAAAAAACTGAGATGGAGCTCCGTAAAAAATTGCCAAAAAAATATTGGAAAACCATCAATAATTCACTGGTTGTATATGGTAGGGAGGTTTGTGCCCCAATTCCAAAATGTAGCAAATGTATTCAAGAAATAAAAGAAACCTGTCCTTATTATGATAAATTGATTTACTTTAATAGTTTGTTAAATAAATATAATTTTAGAAAAATATCCAAATCCAATATTCCAAATGAAAAGGGAACCTATATTTTAAAAATAAAACTAAATGGTAGTAAAGTTATTGAATATGGAAAAACTAAAAAAGAAAAATTCCAACGAGGATATTATTTTTATGTTGGTTCTGCCATGGGGAGCTCCTCAAACTTAAAAAATAGAATAGGGAGACATCTTAAAAATGAGAATGAGAAAAAACTCCACTGGCATATTGATTATTTGTTAAAATATGGCAATGTAAAAGAGATATTTATTACAAATAATGCCGTTGAATGCGAAGTTTCAAAAGATTTAAAGGAAAAATTTGAATTTATAAAGGGATTTGGTTGTTCTGACTGTGGTTGTGATAGTCATTTATATTATTTAAAACCGTGA
- a CDS encoding fumarate hydratase yields the protein MDNNIENIVVELFKEAVIHLPNDVKEALKRAEKIEENELSKNTLGAILKNIEIAEKENIPMCQDTGVPILFLKVGKNINSTEIMEITDKIKKGVEKATKEVPLRPNVVHPLIRENFKTNCGLGAPFINIEFTEQLDREIEIRVFPKGAGSENMSSLKMLTPSEGVKGIKKFVLETIASAGGKPCPPILVGVGIGGTADISLKLAKKALLRKVGERNNDNEVAELEAELLEKINKLGIGTMGLGGNTTALDVFIEINGCHTASLPVGICIQCWAGRSASRTVKL from the coding sequence ATGGACAATAATATTGAAAATATTGTGGTAGAACTTTTTAAAGAAGCAGTTATCCATTTGCCTAATGATGTAAAAGAAGCATTGAAACGGGCAGAAAAAATTGAAGAAAATGAGCTTTCAAAAAATACTCTTGGTGCAATATTAAAAAATATAGAAATTGCAGAGAAAGAAAATATTCCAATGTGTCAAGATACAGGAGTCCCAATATTATTTTTAAAAGTTGGTAAAAATATCAATTCTACTGAAATTATGGAAATTACTGATAAAATTAAAAAGGGAGTGGAAAAAGCCACAAAAGAAGTCCCACTTAGGCCTAATGTGGTGCATCCATTGATAAGAGAAAATTTTAAAACAAATTGCGGTTTGGGAGCTCCCTTTATAAACATAGAATTTACAGAACAACTTGACAGAGAAATAGAAATAAGAGTATTTCCAAAGGGAGCAGGTAGTGAAAATATGAGCTCCCTAAAAATGTTAACTCCATCGGAAGGAGTAAAGGGGATAAAAAAATTCGTATTGGAAACAATAGCAAGTGCAGGAGGAAAACCTTGCCCCCCAATATTGGTTGGTGTTGGAATTGGTGGAACAGCAGATATATCTTTAAAATTGGCAAAAAAAGCATTATTGAGGAAAGTTGGGGAAAGAAATAATGATAACGAAGTGGCAGAATTAGAGGCAGAATTATTGGAAAAAATAAACAAATTAGGTATTGGAACTATGGGGCTGGGGGGAAATACCACGGCATTAGATGTATTTATTGAAATAAATGGCTGTCATACGGCTTCGCTTCCTGTTGGTATATGTATTCAGTGTTGGGCTGGAAGAAGTGCTTCAAGAACTGTAAAATTATAA
- a CDS encoding CBS domain-containing protein, with amino-acid sequence MKITKIIEGNNAIMIYPSTTIRDALQIMDESDIRRIAVVDAGSNRVEGVLSSVDIVDFMGGGSKYNLVKSKHNRNLYAAINEPVKSIMASNPICVKETARLKDVLNTFSEKHIGGAPIVDKDNKLISMITERIILKSLKEDIGEKETVEDYMTKNPVVASGGERIKDVARTMVRNEFRRLPVVSHGKLIGKITSKDFIEFLGSDMVFEKLKTGNIRELTNMRVEDIINGKKNPTISNDAPLREAVEIMEKENTWALPVMDGSKLVGIITEKDILAYFKE; translated from the coding sequence ATGAAAATAACAAAAATAATAGAAGGCAATAATGCCATAATGATATATCCATCTACGACAATAAGAGATGCTTTACAAATTATGGATGAATCGGATATTCGAAGAATTGCCGTGGTAGATGCTGGAAGCAATAGGGTAGAGGGTGTTTTATCTTCCGTAGATATTGTGGATTTTATGGGTGGAGGTTCAAAATATAATTTGGTTAAATCAAAACACAACAGAAATTTATATGCTGCAATAAATGAACCCGTAAAATCAATAATGGCTTCAAATCCAATATGTGTAAAAGAAACTGCGAGATTAAAAGATGTATTGAATACTTTTTCTGAGAAGCATATTGGGGGAGCTCCTATTGTGGATAAAGATAATAAATTAATATCCATGATTACAGAAAGAATTATTCTTAAAAGTTTAAAAGAAGATATTGGCGAAAAAGAAACCGTAGAAGACTACATGACTAAAAATCCTGTTGTTGCATCAGGGGGAGAAAGAATAAAAGATGTAGCACGAACTATGGTTAGAAATGAATTTAGGAGATTGCCAGTAGTATCCCATGGAAAATTAATAGGGAAAATTACTTCAAAAGACTTCATAGAGTTTTTAGGTAGTGATATGGTATTTGAAAAATTAAAAACAGGAAATATAAGGGAATTAACAAATATGAGGGTTGAAGATATTATAAATGGGAAGAAAAATCCTACAATAAGCAACGATGCACCATTAAGGGAGGCCGTAGAAATAATGGAAAAAGAAAATACCTGGGCTTTACCTGTTATGGATGGAAGTAAATTAGTTGGAATAATTACTGAAAAGGATATATTGGCTTATTTTAAAGAATAA
- a CDS encoding CBS domain-containing protein codes for MEINLRVSEVMNTPVETVSLDATCYEVANILKVKDIGALTIVGGMSKPVGIITETDMLKNIVAKNLRSKDVLVKEIASLKLISISPNDSIMDAAELMAKKNIKRLPVIENDELLGIITVSDIISISPKLFEIMKEASKIEDTYDEADNYVNTYEETTTTTEGICEVCGYHGNVHYINGQYICDDCLEQK; via the coding sequence ATGGAAATTAATTTGAGGGTTTCAGAAGTAATGAATACGCCCGTAGAAACGGTATCCTTAGACGCAACCTGCTATGAAGTTGCAAATATATTAAAGGTAAAAGATATTGGGGCTTTGACCATTGTAGGTGGCATGTCAAAACCTGTTGGAATTATCACAGAAACAGATATGTTAAAAAATATTGTGGCAAAAAATTTAAGGTCAAAAGATGTATTGGTAAAGGAGATAGCATCATTAAAACTTATTTCAATATCTCCTAATGATAGTATAATGGATGCCGCGGAATTAATGGCTAAAAAAAATATCAAAAGACTTCCAGTAATTGAAAATGATGAATTATTGGGAATAATTACAGTTAGTGATATTATTAGCATATCTCCTAAATTGTTTGAAATAATGAAGGAAGCCTCTAAAATAGAAGACACTTATGACGAGGCCGATAATTATGTAAACACTTATGAAGAGACCACCACAACCACAGAAGGAATTTGTGAGGTTTGCGGATATCATGGTAATGTGCATTACATAAATGGTCAATATATTTGTGATGATTGCTTAGAGCAAAAATAA
- a CDS encoding 6-carboxytetrahydropterin synthase QueD: MILELNGIYAGLRFASAHIVFGHSSCGVIHGHSYYVDVKLCGAPSGEFGFVCDFKTLKNIVKETYGELDHKLLVPINHPHLKYTTNEEDDSITFTFCKQNKTKEYKIPSEDVVLLPLTSTTAEELSIYFAERIKNRLKELNEDSAIEWIEIMVNEGIGQGAAYRLNF; the protein is encoded by the coding sequence ATGATTTTAGAATTAAACGGAATATACGCAGGATTAAGATTTGCATCAGCACATATCGTATTTGGACATAGTAGTTGTGGAGTAATTCACGGGCATTCTTATTATGTAGATGTAAAATTATGTGGAGCTCCCTCCGGTGAGTTTGGGTTTGTATGTGATTTCAAAACCTTGAAAAATATAGTTAAAGAAACTTATGGGGAATTAGACCATAAATTATTAGTTCCTATAAATCATCCTCATTTAAAATATACGACCAATGAAGAAGACGATTCTATCACATTTACATTCTGTAAACAAAATAAAACAAAAGAATATAAAATACCATCGGAGGATGTGGTTTTATTGCCATTAACCTCCACCACTGCCGAAGAATTGTCTATTTATTTTGCAGAACGGATAAAAAACAGATTAAAAGAATTAAACGAAGATAGTGCAATTGAATGGATTGAAATTATGGTAAACGAAGGTATTGGGCAGGGGGCCGCATATAGATTAAATTTTTAA
- a CDS encoding ATP-binding protein: MYKLEVYPEKCHGCGNCVISCPVNAKDDNVHGGAGPDEDSILIMQVINGVIKLLNPDLCNGCGACVESCPVDAIKLIVE; the protein is encoded by the coding sequence ATGTATAAATTGGAAGTATATCCTGAAAAATGTCATGGATGCGGAAATTGTGTAATTTCATGCCCAGTAAATGCAAAGGACGATAATGTGCATGGCGGTGCAGGACCTGATGAAGATAGTATATTAATTATGCAGGTAATAAATGGAGTAATAAAATTATTAAATCCAGATTTATGTAATGGATGTGGTGCATGTGTTGAATCCTGTCCTGTGGATGCAATAAAATTAATAGTAGAATAA
- the fwdF gene encoding tungsten-dependent formylmethanofuran dehydrogenase subunit FwdF produces the protein MVAIEVMKEKSDSTIKIIRDGAKEKRVLNWNDKSCVGCGICKDICPTEAISMGALGAVYKGVVSDLKLDISTDCVLCGMCASACPFNAMELEINGTSTKEYPQYPKIKRSITLNQDACVLCEQCELVCPQDAIHVERELPNRETLVLGEITINKDKCKYCSICAEYCPADSITLIPNDDPTSIKPFSDIVVDTETCVYCKVCEKACPHDAIEVICYKCPLAVRIKTPEIYKEIKGQTIIDEDKCVSCSKCEIVCPADALVVEKPFEGELCIDAEKCNACGACVAVCPCQVLYFPPHTDVGQRPEPVAVVQEACILCGACVQACPIDVISVKRTNINMENVQSLAWQSSFERLKK, from the coding sequence ATGGTAGCAATAGAAGTTATGAAAGAAAAAAGCGATTCTACTATCAAGATAATAAGAGATGGAGCAAAAGAAAAAAGGGTTTTAAACTGGAATGATAAATCCTGTGTAGGTTGTGGAATCTGTAAAGATATATGTCCAACCGAGGCAATATCTATGGGAGCCCTGGGAGCAGTTTATAAAGGAGTGGTAAGTGATTTAAAATTAGATATTAGCACCGACTGTGTATTATGTGGTATGTGTGCATCAGCATGTCCATTTAATGCTATGGAGTTAGAGATAAATGGAACATCTACAAAAGAATATCCTCAATATCCAAAAATAAAAAGAAGCATTACATTAAATCAAGATGCATGTGTTTTATGTGAGCAGTGCGAACTTGTATGTCCGCAAGATGCAATACATGTTGAAAGGGAGCTCCCTAATAGAGAAACATTAGTATTGGGAGAAATCACAATTAACAAAGATAAATGTAAATATTGTAGCATTTGTGCTGAATATTGTCCAGCTGATTCAATTACGCTAATACCTAATGATGACCCAACAAGCATAAAACCATTTTCAGATATTGTAGTAGATACCGAAACATGTGTATATTGTAAAGTATGTGAAAAGGCATGTCCTCATGATGCTATTGAGGTAATTTGTTATAAATGTCCATTGGCAGTTAGAATTAAAACGCCAGAGATATACAAAGAAATCAAAGGACAGACAATAATTGATGAAGATAAATGTGTATCCTGTAGTAAATGTGAAATTGTATGTCCTGCTGATGCATTAGTTGTGGAAAAACCATTTGAAGGAGAATTATGCATTGATGCAGAAAAATGTAATGCATGTGGTGCCTGTGTGGCAGTATGTCCATGTCAAGTATTATACTTCCCACCACATACAGATGTAGGTCAAAGACCTGAGCCAGTTGCAGTAGTTCAAGAGGCATGTATATTATGTGGTGCCTGTGTGCAAGCCTGCCCAATTGATGTAATATCAGTTAAAAGAACAAACATAAACATGGAAAATGTTCAGTCATTAGCATGGCAAAGTTCATTTGAAAGATTAAAAAAGTAA
- a CDS encoding 4Fe-4S dicluster domain-containing protein, protein MPEHILSGIKAIIAIKLKKEGKLQREIAEYLKIDRSAVSHYVNGRYPSEKVLAVANEIVELPIKQGIFIINTLSRDKELTNRIIKNIYGDSTAIEINSDTCILCGGCLECEYDAISINNTNYLINIDNKSCVLCGKCLKICPEHIDIK, encoded by the coding sequence ATGCCCGAACACATTTTATCAGGTATTAAAGCAATAATTGCGATAAAACTAAAAAAAGAAGGAAAACTACAAAGAGAAATAGCAGAATATCTAAAAATAGATAGGTCTGCTGTATCCCATTATGTAAATGGTAGATATCCTTCTGAAAAAGTTTTGGCCGTTGCAAATGAAATTGTGGAGCTCCCCATTAAACAGGGCATATTTATAATAAATACTCTTAGTAGGGATAAAGAATTAACAAATCGAATTATAAAAAATATATATGGCGATAGCACGGCTATTGAGATAAACAGCGATACATGTATTCTTTGTGGGGGCTGTCTTGAATGCGAATATGATGCTATTTCCATAAATAATACTAATTATTTAATTAACATAGACAATAAGTCATGTGTTTTATGTGGGAAATGTTTAAAAATATGTCCCGAACATATTGATATTAAATAA
- a CDS encoding class I SAM-dependent methyltransferase codes for MIKKYQKIGDILLVKTDISTEEINQLVNKTKCKTILKYDNIKGELRQPKTTIIYGNETETIQKEYNILFKIDVSKIMWSMGNIDERKRMADISNPNEVVIDMFAGIGYFTIPMAKYSKPKKIYALELNPDSYHYLVENIKLNKLNDGNCNNNNNNDKNNNNNNNNNNKIIPILGDNRKANLRNTADRIIMGYVLKTGEFLDKAFEYLKEDGGIIHYHDTIAEKILDKEPYSKIKNIAEKNNYKIIDYKLNKIKKYSPGVWHVVADVKFETTL; via the coding sequence ATGATAAAAAAATATCAAAAAATCGGAGATATATTATTGGTAAAAACCGATATATCTACTGAAGAAATAAATCAATTAGTAAATAAAACAAAGTGCAAAACAATATTAAAATATGACAATATTAAGGGGGAGCTCCGACAACCAAAAACAACCATAATATATGGAAATGAAACAGAAACGATACAAAAAGAATATAATATATTATTTAAAATTGATGTTTCAAAGATAATGTGGAGTATGGGAAATATTGACGAAAGAAAAAGAATGGCAGATATATCCAACCCAAATGAAGTAGTAATTGATATGTTTGCAGGAATAGGATATTTCACCATACCAATGGCAAAATATTCAAAACCTAAAAAAATATATGCCCTTGAATTAAATCCTGATTCTTATCATTATTTGGTGGAAAATATAAAATTAAATAAATTAAATGATGGTAACTGCAATAATAATAACAATAATGATAAGAACAATAATAATAATAATAATAATAATAATAAAATTATACCAATATTGGGAGACAATAGGAAAGCCAACCTAAGAAATACAGCAGATAGAATAATTATGGGGTATGTATTAAAAACTGGTGAATTTTTAGATAAGGCATTTGAGTATTTGAAAGAAGATGGCGGTATAATACATTATCATGACACAATAGCGGAAAAGATATTGGATAAAGAACCATATTCAAAAATAAAAAATATTGCGGAAAAAAACAACTATAAAATTATTGACTATAAATTAAATAAAATAAAAAAATATTCTCCGGGGGTTTGGCATGTTGTGGCAGATGTGAAATTTGAAACAACATTGTAA
- a CDS encoding UPF0146 family protein, whose product MDYVCDYIIKNYYHVKNENDKKNSESFKIIEIGVGYYFNIAKSLNNHENLNLIVIDANNDAVEKAKKEGLNAFVDDIFNPKLDIYKDADLIYSIRPPRDLQPFILNICKKYGISLLIKPLYGETPINDLKLINYKGNALYCFNPY is encoded by the coding sequence ATGGATTATGTATGTGATTATATTATTAAAAACTACTACCATGTTAAAAATGAAAATGATAAAAAAAACAGTGAATCATTTAAAATAATAGAAATTGGAGTTGGATATTATTTCAATATAGCAAAATCACTTAATAATCATGAAAATTTAAATTTAATAGTAATAGATGCAAATAATGATGCGGTGGAGAAGGCAAAAAAAGAAGGATTAAATGCCTTTGTTGATGATATATTTAATCCAAAATTGGATATTTATAAAGATGCAGATTTAATATACTCCATAAGACCCCCGAGAGATTTACAACCGTTTATATTGAATATATGTAAAAAATACGGTATTTCATTATTAATAAAACCACTTTACGGCGAAACTCCGATAAATGATTTAAAATTAATTAATTATAAAGGAAATGCATTGTATTGTTTCAATCCATATTAA
- a CDS encoding TatD family hydrolase, which translates to MNNNIKNIPITDNHIHIDGVNGYGAEKVAKIFKNADGKVMIVLNKPAFNNDLKKPMDILIKDIETINKTVDGVKAYGLVGVHPAELTVMINNGIELEEAKNKMIDALDYAKKLISETDYLVGIGEVGRPHYPVSAEIWESSNEILLYAMEIANDLNCAIQIHAESTSEEQFKKLNNMAKSVNLNPNKVIKHHSDSSALNYEKYNIFPSIVATNQINEAITKSHRFVMETDYIDDLKRPGVVLGIKTVPRRTKKLIDLGLIDEEICYKIHKDNIEKLYNIEINL; encoded by the coding sequence ATGAACAATAATATAAAAAACATTCCAATTACAGATAATCACATACATATAGATGGAGTAAATGGATATGGTGCTGAAAAGGTTGCAAAAATCTTTAAAAACGCCGACGGAAAGGTAATGATAGTTTTAAACAAACCTGCCTTTAACAATGATTTAAAAAAGCCCATGGACATATTGATAAAAGATATTGAAACCATAAATAAAACCGTAGATGGTGTAAAAGCTTATGGTTTAGTTGGGGTGCATCCCGCAGAACTAACTGTGATGATAAACAATGGCATAGAATTGGAAGAGGCAAAAAACAAAATGATTGATGCATTGGATTATGCAAAAAAACTCATATCAGAAACGGATTATTTAGTTGGAATTGGGGAGGTTGGAAGACCACATTATCCAGTAAGTGCTGAAATATGGGAATCTTCAAATGAAATATTATTATATGCTATGGAAATTGCGAATGATTTAAATTGTGCCATTCAAATACACGCCGAAAGCACATCGGAAGAGCAATTTAAAAAGTTAAATAATATGGCAAAATCAGTTAATTTAAATCCAAATAAGGTAATAAAACATCATAGTGATAGCTCTGCCCTAAATTATGAAAAATATAATATATTTCCTTCGATTGTGGCAACAAATCAAATTAATGAAGCAATTACCAAATCCCATAGGTTTGTTATGGAAACAGATTATATTGACGATTTAAAAAGACCAGGAGTAGTGCTTGGAATTAAAACAGTTCCAAGAAGAACAAAAAAACTGATTGATTTAGGGTTAATTGATGAGGAAATTTGTTATAAAATCCATAAAGACAATATTGAAAAATTATATAATATTGAAATTAATTTATAA